In the Brettanomyces nanus chromosome 1, complete sequence genome, GATATTTTGACCGCTAAATCTAAGGGTAAACCATTCAGGATGATTGTCAAATACTGTAACGGAGATACTGCTTCAGAAACTTCTGGTGACATAGAAGTTATTGCCAATATTATTGATGAGAAGGACATTGATCGATTGACACTTTTAGGCGATCAAAAGCTTCAGCAGGATAAAGAAGAGTTATCTGAATCCCAGAAAAATGCCTCTAATGAGTTGTTGCCTAGCGATAGAATCAAAAAGATGTCTCGGAATGGaaactttcaaagaaagcGTTTCGAGCGGTTAAATGGACAAATACTAGATAAATCGTACCCGAATGGTACTTTTATGTTCCAGATCACGTGCAAGCACTTTTTTGACGGTACGTTATGCCAGCAGAAGTATCCTACTCCATCATTGAAAATATTGGATAAGAATGACGATTTTGAATGGGAAATTCAATACAAGATCGATGAAATCAGTGACAAGAAGTTCATCAAAGAACGATATTTTAAAAATGTCTCTCGCATTGCTATGCATTCTTTtgcttctgcctcttccaatACTGCACCTACTACTGTTCCGACTGGTTTGGAGGAGCATTACCTTGATACGAATGCCAGCTTTTACCAGAATGTGCTCAGAGCTTACAGTGATAAGGCTGTTAAGAGAAGTAAGCTTTTCAAACGATCGCCTTTCTCTAAGGGAAGAAATGCTTAAGTCGAAACTGGGGACCATGTACATATATTATCTCTTTCGTTTTTCATTTATATATTTAATGATAGATGCATCTTGCTAGCCTGCCATGTATGAATATAGTGCATGTTACACTATAACTAAAAACTTGCCCTTATCCATAAAACTCTGTGAATCCCTTAACTGGTTGTCAGATCTTAAGATGTCCTCATCAAGATATTCAAACATATCCACATTGTTTACATCCTTCGGGATTACCTTTAATTTGTCCTCAATCTGGGGATCCTTGCATTCGTCGATTCTTGGAATAATGAGTCTTTTAAGACTGGTCAAAGTGATGTTTTCAGGAACAGCAATAGCAAATATATCATCTTTGTAATAGAATTTTAACTTGAGCTTGTTCATTGAATCTCCCATACCACCCACGACAGAATTCGGAGTATGCACTGATTTTATAGACAGCTTAGTAGGACTTCTACTATGTGTCTTGGTCTTTCCAAGGTTGTTGAGAATgacagaagatgatgatgaagcagatgacATCCGCTTGTTATGATGGTTCAAAGCCAATCCACTTAGTCTGCTGGCAAGAGAGCCTTGCCGGCTATGCTCATATTCAGATGCTCGATCTCTTTGTGATTGAGAGTTTTTAGAAGGTGAGCGCTGCTTAGGAAAGTAAGGTTGAGGCCGTCCTGGAGATTCGTTGGAAGCTGGAGCATTGTTATTACTgtcgttgttgttgttgctatTGCcgctgttgttgctgttaCCCAATATAATCAGATTGGGAGGGGGCCTGGAAGGTCTAATTGGAGAATTCTGGGTAACGTCGTTAAATGACAGCTGCTGATCACCTTCCCAAAGACCATAAAATGAATTGACAAGAACAGATTTTGAGATATAGTCGGGCAATTGTTTTAAAGTTCCCAAATATATGTCTAAATCCATCATCCGGCGATGGCAAAGGTTTTCACTGACATCCATCATAGGCCCCGGAATGAAAGGAATAATTCGTTCTTTGTGATCCTTGGTATCGAACTTGCCGCCTTCTTGGGGCCATGCAGTCAATATTCTCTGatggaaattgaagaagtccTCATAGTATCTACATAAACATCTTGTGGAATCGTCAGATAGAACCACCCGCACGAGGAACCAATACTTGCCGTTAGTGGACGAAAAAGATTCAAGATTGACCTCTTGCGCATATAGAGAGGTTTGACTGGTGGAAGGAGCAGTGGCGGAGCTTTTGGAAGCAGCAGACCCAAGTCTGGCGCTAGTGCCGGGTAAAACTGAATAGTTCAATGGAAAGGAACCTTGGTTTCTACGTGAATCAAAAGATACTCCGGGAGTAATCTGTGATGGTTTCTGTCGAGCAGCAATAGCAGCAGTTGCACTGTCATAAGTGGCAGCAGGGCCTACAGGGCGAACACTGGCCTTGTGCCTGTTTTTAATGGCTTTCCATTCGTCCACAGTTGGAAGCTGCACGTTATCTATGATGTTTCTGGCAACATCTGTATAGGGCACTTTGGTATTGACATCATATAACTGCACGTAACTGACGGGTATAAGTCCTGGCTCTCCAATTTTGTTTAGGAATTTACCTATAAACCACTCGTATTCGTGATGAGCACATAATATAACGCTGTCTCCTGCTATGACTTCCAATTCGTCCGGTCTCTCGGCATGAAAATTGTATCGTACCACACCATAGAGTGAGGGTAATGGTGCAGGATGTTTAAGAGACGAGCCTGATGAGCCTCTTCTGGCGGACGGAAGTGGGACTGGCTGCAGCTCGGACTGGCCAAAACTCATTGGTCCACGTTGGTGTGAGTGCGATCCTGTAGAGCTATTCTGTGATGTATGGGGATCCCCATAGGATGTATTTGTACCATTTGTACCTGCGGTTCCTGAAGTATTCGTAGTACCTGTAGTACCTGAAGTATTCGTAGTACCTGTGGTTCCTGTAGTACCTGTAGTGCCTGTAGTTCCTATAGTACCTACTGAGTCAGTACGACCACCCGCAGCTCGATGGGGTTTCtcaaaaaacttgaaagCAGAAACAGGAGCATTACCCCGTATGTTACGAACAGGATCATGTACCTCGATGATAGTTTCATCTGGCCGACTCAGAACATGAAAGAAATCACCTTTGTTGAAGCTTAGTTCACCAGGAAGTTGAGCTATGTACGCCCGCACAGCTTGAACGACCTCGGTGGGAGCATTTAGTAGAGATATACCGGAGCCAGTGGTACCTGGAGTACCAGTACTACCAATGGTTCCAGGAGTCCCCATTCTGATGTTTGTGAGATCCGACTTGGAAACCTTGTAATCCTTGTCCCTGGATACTCTACGAAAGAATGATGACATGTTGTTAAGGACAAGACTTGTAATTGATGATAGTGAAGGAAAGcttaaaaaattttccttcCTGACTCTTGGGAGAAAACAGTTAAGTCAAATTTGGTAGAGATCGGTGTCAATATTGGCAGCAGAGTCAGCAAGTTGTTATGTGTATGGTTTAAGCAACTTTATAAAGAACTTTGAGTCGTTACTGTAGCCAGATCCTACCCGTAAAGAATATACAAACGAAGCTCTGATTGTCTCAGATTGAATTAAGGCTTATTAAATCTGAAACTTTTTCTCGCGTCGCCCGAACGAAGAACCGAGAACTGAGCGAGACTCAACATTATTAGTTACATGGCTACCTATTTTCTTAAATTGTCTCTAAAAGCTGGTCAAGTTTCCACCTGATTTCCGGCCACTCATCTCCTTGAAGCTTCGAGGTCCTATAAATATCTTGTGCATCTTTGCATGTTAACACGCGCATTGGATCGTCCGCTGTTTCGTCTCCTCTAACTATAATGTAATCGTACAGCACCATCAAGCTCACGGTTTTGAGCTCATCGTTTTCTGGCAAACAGCTGACAGTGGTCTTGGATCTGCTAGTTTTGAGTTTGCTGAGTAAAATCAATTTGGAGATACTGAGACCATCGTCAGAGGACTCTTCACAAGCATCGTTGGAATTCGACGTCTCAGAAGAATTCTTGCCCAAAGCACTCATCATCGAATTGCTGTTAGAGTTTGTATTGGTTTCATCCACAGCCGTAGCAGCTATCTTTAATTTGGAAAATGCCATTGTGCGTTCCCTCATTGTATCTGCGCCAATTGCACCTCCAGGGTGGCGATCGCCAAATCGCTTCTTCTCAGTTCGAGGTCATTCATGTATAATTCAGCCAATGCGATGGATGTGGCATCCAATAAAGTAAGACAGAGTGTGGTTGAGATAGTAGGAGCACTCAATCCATACAGAAGTTTCTCGCTGAGCCTTTTAGGAAGCTCTGCATAAAGCAAAGAGGACACCCTCGGATTTTCGGACAGCTGAGACTTACGACTGGAAGTCATTAGGATCACAGGTACGTTTCCTGGTATATAattcaagagattgatcaattctGTAGTATTTCCCGAGGCAGAAACAAGTATCACAACGTCCCCTCTCTCCTCTCTAATAATACCGAGATCACCGTGAAGGGCCTCTGAAGGATGCAATAGTGCCGACTGAACACTTAGCGAGTTCAGTGTCGCGACGATTTTGGCGGCAATCTTGTATGACTTGCCTATTCCTGATAAAACTATCTTACCACCAGCATTTAAGCCATTGTTCAGGATTCGAAGCGATTTTTTCATCTGGCTCCGAGACCACTGAGACTTCCGATACTGATTGGTCAAGTACGCTATAGCTTTTGCCTGTGTCGAAAGAACAAGGTCAACCGTAAGCATAGCATCGTCTAACAGAGGTGACGAGTCATCGTTAATATGGAAGGAGATATCGGATGCATCTCTTGAGAGAGCCACTGACGATATAGAACTAAATGACATAGAATAAACGGCCAACGAGCGTCGGATTGAGCTTGCCGATTCTATTGCAACTTGACCCTTCCTAGTGTATTGCTCGGCAGGTCTTGATACATTTATACGCTTCTAGATATTTATATCTGCTCgtacatttttttttcttagctTGCGTTTCGCCCTCGGTCTGAATCCCCTATCCCGGTTGGGTGGGATCATAGGGGAATTTGAGGCTGAGAAAAACTCTGGATTGGGTTCGGCACTTGTCTGTAGGATCCGGCTAACAGCACACGTTCAGCAGGATAAAATTAGATGAATAGCAAGCCAGTTGAACCAATAGTTGTTGTGCACGTTATTGTACAAATCCCTTTAACTAGAGTTTACATACGACCCGACCTGCTACACGCCactctttccattttcgGACATATAGTAGTATCACCATACATCCTCTTGATACTTTCCAAGTATCTTCTGGTACTTTAGAAATTTATCTGCCTGCTTAATTCCACcctttttctccttaatTATCTCTAGTAAAGTCTTTGACACTCCCCtattcattttctttgcatCTCCACACACGTATATACTAGCCTTCTGTTCACATACTAGATCCGTGATAAGTCCCGCATCCTTTTGCAATAGATCTTGAACATATAACTTTCTCAAACCTTTAGAAGGTCTGGATTCGGCAAACTTCACCACCAATTCATCATTTGAATAGCTTTCCCATTCGTCTCGGTAAAGTAGGTCTCTGCTAATGTTTCTTAGCCCATAATATAAATACAAGTTTGTAGTC is a window encoding:
- a CDS encoding uncharacterized protein (EggNog:ENOG41); protein product: MAFSKLKIAATAVDETNTNSNSNSMMSALGKNSSETSNSNDACEESSDDGLSISKLILLSKLKTSRSKTTVSCLPENDELKTVSLMVLYDYIIVRGDETADDPMRVLTCKDAQDIYRTSKLQGDEWPEIRWKLDQLLETI
- a CDS encoding uncharacterized protein (EggNog:ENOG41), whose product is MSFSSISSVALSRDASDISFHINDDSSPLLDDAMLTVDLVLSTQAKAIAYLTNQYRKSQWSRSQMKKSLRILNNGLNAGGKIVLSGIGKSYKIAAKIVATLNSLSVQSALLHPSEALHGDLGIIREERGDVVILVSASGNTTELINLLNYIPGNVPVILMTSSRKSQLSENPRVSSLLYAELPKRLSEKLLYGLSAPTISTTLCLTLLDATSIALAELYMNDLELRRSDLAIATLEVQLAQIQ
- a CDS encoding uncharacterized protein (BUSCO:EOG09341BS4); this translates as MSSFFRRVSRDKDYKVSKSDLTNIRMGTPGTIGSTGTPGTTGSGISLLNAPTEVVQAVRAYIAQLPGELSFNKGDFFHVLSRPDETIIEVHDPVRNIRGNAPVSAFKFFEKPHRAAGGRTDSVGTIGTTGTTGTTGTTGTTNTSGTTGTTNTSGTAGTNGTNTSYGDPHTSQNSSTGSHSHQRGPMSFGQSELQPVPLPSARRGSSGSSLKHPAPLPSLYGVVRYNFHAERPDELEVIAGDSVILCAHHEYEWFIGKFLNKIGEPGLIPVSYVQLYDVNTKVPYTDVARNIIDNVQLPTVDEWKAIKNRHKASVRPVGPAATYDSATAAIAARQKPSQITPGVSFDSRRNQGSFPLNYSVLPGTSARLGSAASKSSATAPSTSQTSLYAQEVNLESFSSTNGKYWFLVRVVLSDDSTRCLCRYYEDFFNFHQRILTAWPQEGGKFDTKDHKERIIPFIPGPMMDVSENLCHRRMMDLDIYLGTLKQLPDYISKSVLVNSFYGLWEGDQQLSFNDVTQNSPIRPSRPPPNLIILGNSNNSGNSNNNNDSNNNAPASNESPGRPQPYFPKQRSPSKNSQSQRDRASEYEHSRQGSLASRLSGLALNHHNKRMSSASSSSSVILNNLGKTKTHSRSPTKLSIKSVHTPNSVVGGMGDSMNKLKLKFYYKDDIFAIAVPENITLTSLKRLIIPRIDECKDPQIEDKLKVIPKDVNNVDMFEYLDEDILRSDNQLRDSQSFMDKGKFLVIV